A DNA window from Ignavibacteriales bacterium contains the following coding sequences:
- a CDS encoding putative Ig domain-containing protein has product MKSLIIFTLNLSLFLSLIIFSGANSQVKNDQSITGVPWHGDRGVTEVVSQIVKREELSQKLPFAIRPRREEYHLPHKTEQNPSAPSISHWPFDEKVVQQNEISSIMAPQTVGTSFLATQISEASGYIPPDCNGDVGPTQVLVHVNGRIRVFNKNGTVGGLDVSDNTFWTSVRNGADVTDPHVRYDRISGRWFVVIINMPSSGANRVLIAVSSGSTITNTSSFTFFQFQNDQVGTIPNVDTGGFADYPTLGVDANALYIGANIFNSVSSAFIGTSVYVVRKSDLLTGTLTVTAFRGLTNGSTTGPFTPQGVHNDDPTATEGYFVGVDAISFSKLIIRRVTNPGGTPVLSGNIELTVPTTVYPIPQVVLGSASNRRLDALDDRLYAAQMKKNRITGETSLWTTHNIEVSTSGVGATGGGRNGSRWYEIINLSSTPSLKQSGTLFNSAATNPRGYWIPSVAASGQGHMALGCSYASTNDYAGVAVSGRLSGDVLGTTQSPAIAFASSTAYNVEANDNQRWGDYSQVVVDPADDMTMWTFQEYCNATNSWGLRVVQLLAPPPATPSSVSPTTVNTGTSNVNLTLTGTATSGSGFYDPGVEYPNRLSAVINGGGVTVNSVAFTNPTTLTLNVSIASGALTGARTITITNPDGQSATSATGILTINNSSCPTITLSPTTLPDGSLGSLYSQTITASGGIAPYTYSITSGTLPVGISLSGGGILSGTPTTSGLYNFAITATDQNTCTGSLSYTLNIGGCPSITLSPSTLPSGMVGSAYSQTITASGGTAPYSYSVTSGALPSGLSLTSLGVLNGTPSSSGTFNFTVTASDASLCVGNLAYSITINPSPGNTVVLTTLETAYTQNFNTLAITGTSSTMPMGWMFTETGSNANTTYTAGTGSGTGGDTYSFGSASSTDRALGGLLSGTLVPAYGASFTNNTGSTITSLAISYTGEEWRLGATGRADTIQFQFSTNATSLTTGTYTRNSAFDFATPVTTGTAGAFDGNASANRRTISGTINGLNITDGSSFFIKWTDKDLTGADDGLAVDDFSLTPSTTLVPTNPSIVGSANPLTVLIGNTTLLTGVVTPGTSPTSSGLSVTGNLSAISGSATQQFYDDGTHGDAAIGDNIFSFQSSIPTGTSIGLKQLPLVVSDTQLRSGVDTIDVTVAEFICPTITLTPSALSNGIQYNSYNQTISASGGTSPYSYSITAGTLPNGITLASNGNLSGTPTVKGQFIFTVTATDLNSCVGSREYTFTIDCPAISLTPTILPKDTVGKLYSQTITASGGTSPYSYSVTAGILPNGITLASNGNLSGTPTVQGVFTFTVTSTDVNACAGNREYSLTVDCPSITFVPITLPDDSVGKFYSQIITADGGTVPYSYTVIGGILPDGLSLNSNGTISGTLSKAGTFNFTINAIDSYGCAASKAYTISVLQMSEVVEIPLLAKWNLVSNPVGVINDSASMLFPGATGSAYKYTASGYQASARLMNGYGYWMKFASPETVLVEGRPRYEDTIDVMDGWNIIGSLTRGINVSSITGVGTSIKSDFFGYDEGYNMTDSIIPGKGYWVKVNPEGKLHLLWSASPNATAVRSGRLSELKNNMSEIIFENQSGQKRSLYFGVQNGVMESKFDLPPTPPEGIFDVRFKSQRFAETFTPHVGKQLQYPIQISGAVSPVDIRWNSALITDQVVRLQIQESGKKLRNVKLTGNGEIKINDPDNAKLTLVLSDRSEIPSEYKLHQNYPNPFNPVTSIAYELPVESKVRLSVYNILGEIVSILADETTDEGFHSVEWDASSVASGIYFYKLEATGISDNTKSFVQIKKMLLAK; this is encoded by the coding sequence ATGAAATCATTAATAATATTTACTCTGAACCTCTCTTTATTTCTAAGTTTAATAATATTTTCAGGAGCAAATTCTCAGGTTAAAAACGACCAAAGCATTACAGGAGTGCCCTGGCATGGAGACAGAGGAGTAACTGAAGTTGTAAGTCAAATCGTTAAACGAGAAGAATTGTCTCAGAAGCTTCCGTTCGCTATAAGACCCAGAAGAGAGGAATATCATCTTCCTCATAAAACTGAACAGAATCCATCTGCCCCGTCAATATCTCATTGGCCCTTCGATGAGAAAGTGGTTCAACAAAATGAGATTTCAAGTATAATGGCTCCGCAAACGGTTGGAACATCTTTTCTTGCGACTCAAATTTCAGAAGCATCGGGATATATTCCACCGGATTGTAATGGAGACGTAGGACCGACTCAGGTACTTGTTCACGTTAACGGAAGAATCAGAGTTTTCAATAAGAATGGAACTGTTGGTGGATTGGATGTATCGGATAATACGTTCTGGACATCGGTGCGAAATGGTGCCGATGTAACCGATCCACATGTCAGATATGATCGTATCAGCGGAAGATGGTTTGTAGTAATTATAAACATGCCGTCATCCGGCGCGAATAGGGTTTTAATTGCTGTAAGTTCAGGTTCAACTATCACTAACACATCGAGCTTCACTTTTTTCCAGTTTCAAAACGATCAGGTCGGTACAATACCGAATGTTGATACCGGTGGTTTTGCGGATTATCCGACACTGGGTGTAGACGCTAACGCTCTTTATATCGGAGCGAATATTTTTAATTCCGTCTCATCGGCTTTTATTGGAACGAGCGTTTATGTCGTTCGAAAATCAGATTTGTTAACAGGTACATTGACTGTAACAGCATTCCGTGGTTTGACGAACGGCTCGACCACCGGACCTTTTACACCTCAGGGTGTACACAACGATGATCCGACAGCGACCGAGGGATATTTTGTTGGTGTTGATGCAATATCATTTTCAAAATTGATCATTCGACGTGTAACAAATCCCGGTGGCACACCTGTACTCTCAGGAAATATCGAACTTACCGTTCCAACTACCGTTTATCCGATTCCGCAAGTCGTGCTCGGCTCTGCATCCAACCGTCGCCTTGATGCGTTGGATGATAGATTGTATGCGGCACAAATGAAAAAAAATAGGATAACAGGCGAAACAAGTTTATGGACGACTCACAATATTGAAGTGAGTACGAGTGGAGTTGGAGCAACCGGTGGCGGACGAAACGGATCGAGATGGTATGAAATAATAAATTTATCTTCCACGCCGTCTTTGAAGCAATCAGGGACTTTATTTAATTCCGCAGCTACCAATCCGCGTGGTTATTGGATCCCAAGTGTAGCCGCAAGCGGACAGGGACACATGGCATTGGGATGCAGTTACGCGAGTACGAACGATTACGCCGGTGTGGCTGTTTCAGGAAGATTATCCGGTGATGTGCTTGGAACAACTCAGTCGCCTGCTATAGCTTTCGCGAGTTCAACGGCATACAATGTAGAAGCAAACGATAATCAACGCTGGGGCGATTATTCTCAGGTTGTTGTTGATCCTGCTGATGATATGACGATGTGGACTTTCCAGGAATATTGCAATGCGACTAATTCATGGGGTTTGCGGGTTGTACAATTATTAGCTCCCCCACCGGCAACTCCATCGAGTGTTTCTCCAACAACTGTAAACACTGGTACATCAAACGTCAACTTAACACTTACCGGCACTGCAACTTCCGGTTCGGGATTTTACGATCCGGGTGTCGAATACCCGAATCGTCTTAGTGCTGTCATCAATGGCGGTGGTGTTACGGTGAACAGTGTCGCGTTCACCAATCCAACCACACTGACTCTTAATGTCTCGATCGCGAGTGGTGCATTAACAGGCGCACGCACTATTACAATCACTAATCCGGATGGTCAATCTGCAACGAGCGCAACGGGAATACTCACTATAAATAATTCATCATGTCCCACAATCACGCTTTCACCAACAACATTACCGGATGGTTCGTTGGGAAGTTTATACTCACAGACTATCACCGCATCGGGCGGTATCGCTCCTTATACTTATTCCATAACAAGCGGAACATTACCGGTTGGTATTTCACTGAGCGGAGGAGGTATTTTATCGGGAACTCCAACAACATCCGGCTTGTACAATTTTGCAATTACCGCAACTGATCAAAACACTTGCACCGGAAGTTTATCGTACACTTTGAATATCGGCGGTTGCCCCTCGATAACGCTTTCTCCTTCCACACTTCCTTCAGGAATGGTGGGATCTGCATATAGTCAAACAATCACAGCGAGCGGTGGAACTGCACCATATTCTTATTCAGTAACGAGCGGGGCTCTGCCTTCAGGATTATCCTTGACTTCGCTCGGTGTTTTAAACGGCACGCCAAGTTCATCAGGAACTTTTAATTTTACCGTCACTGCTTCGGATGCAAGTCTGTGCGTGGGAAATTTGGCATATTCTATTACAATAAATCCGAGTCCGGGGAACACAGTTGTTCTTACAACTTTAGAAACAGCTTACACACAAAATTTTAATACTCTGGCAATCACAGGAACATCGAGCACTATGCCGATGGGCTGGATGTTTACCGAAACCGGATCAAATGCCAATACAACCTACACGGCGGGAACTGGTTCCGGAACGGGAGGCGATACATACAGTTTTGGTTCAGCTTCAAGTACAGATAGAGCATTGGGTGGTTTGTTGAGTGGTACTTTAGTGCCGGCATATGGCGCAAGCTTCACTAATAATACCGGCAGTACAATTACATCACTCGCAATTTCATACACGGGTGAAGAGTGGCGTTTGGGTGCAACAGGCAGGGCTGATACTATTCAATTTCAATTCTCAACAAATGCCACAAGTTTGACAACAGGGACTTACACACGCAATTCTGCTTTTGATTTCGCGACTCCGGTTACAACTGGAACTGCCGGTGCGTTTGATGGAAACGCCTCTGCCAACCGCCGAACTATTTCAGGAACAATTAATGGTTTGAATATCACAGATGGATCGTCATTCTTTATCAAATGGACAGATAAAGATCTAACGGGTGCCGATGATGGACTCGCAGTCGACGATTTTTCTTTGACGCCATCAACTACACTCGTGCCTACCAATCCGTCGATCGTTGGAAGCGCAAATCCATTAACTGTGTTGATTGGAAATACTACTTTACTAACCGGAGTAGTAACTCCGGGAACCAGTCCAACAAGCAGCGGCTTAAGCGTAACCGGTAATTTGTCTGCGATTAGTGGCAGCGCTACGCAACAATTTTACGATGACGGGACACATGGAGACGCAGCGATCGGAGATAATATATTTAGTTTCCAGTCTTCTATTCCAACCGGAACTTCAATCGGTTTAAAACAATTACCATTAGTTGTTTCGGATACTCAATTAAGATCTGGGGTTGATACTATAGATGTAACTGTTGCTGAATTCATTTGTCCGACTATTACATTAACACCTTCGGCGTTATCGAACGGTATTCAATACAATTCATATAATCAAACAATATCTGCAAGCGGCGGAACTTCTCCATATTCATATTCAATAACTGCCGGAACACTGCCAAACGGAATTACACTCGCTTCAAACGGAAATCTTTCCGGTACACCAACAGTCAAAGGACAGTTTATCTTTACTGTCACTGCTACAGATTTGAATTCATGCGTTGGAAGCAGGGAATATACATTCACGATCGATTGTCCTGCCATATCTCTTACTCCAACAATATTACCTAAGGATACTGTTGGAAAGTTATATTCGCAAACTATTACCGCAAGCGGGGGAACTTCTCCATATTCATACTCGGTAACTGCCGGAATACTGCCAAACGGAATTACACTCGCATCGAACGGAAATCTTTCAGGTACACCTACGGTTCAAGGGGTGTTCACTTTTACAGTTACTTCAACAGACGTGAACGCATGCGCTGGAAATCGTGAATATTCACTCACGGTTGATTGTCCGTCCATAACTTTCGTGCCAATAACATTACCGGATGATTCAGTCGGGAAATTTTATTCACAGATAATAACAGCGGATGGCGGCACAGTTCCGTATTCATATACCGTTATCGGTGGCATTCTGCCGGATGGATTGTCGTTAAATTCGAATGGGACAATTTCGGGAACATTATCCAAAGCAGGCACATTTAATTTTACAATCAATGCGATTGATTCGTATGGTTGTGCGGCTTCAAAAGCATACACAATATCTGTGCTTCAAATGTCAGAAGTCGTGGAAATTCCATTATTGGCAAAATGGAATCTTGTTTCAAATCCTGTAGGCGTCATAAACGATTCCGCCTCAATGCTCTTCCCGGGCGCTACCGGTAGTGCTTATAAATACACGGCGAGCGGATATCAGGCATCGGCGCGATTGATGAACGGTTACGGGTATTGGATGAAATTTGCTTCTCCCGAAACTGTCCTTGTTGAGGGGAGACCACGATATGAAGATACAATTGACGTAATGGATGGATGGAACATCATCGGCTCGCTGACACGTGGAATTAACGTATCATCGATTACCGGTGTGGGAACATCGATCAAATCTGATTTCTTCGGATACGATGAAGGTTATAATATGACCGATTCGATAATTCCCGGAAAAGGTTATTGGGTTAAAGTGAATCCTGAAGGGAAATTGCATCTCTTATGGTCGGCATCTCCGAACGCAACTGCAGTTCGGTCAGGTCGGTTATCCGAACTGAAGAATAATATGAGCGAAATTATTTTCGAAAATCAATCGGGGCAAAAACGCTCTCTATATTTCGGTGTACAGAATGGAGTTATGGAATCGAAATTTGATTTGCCGCCAACTCCGCCTGAAGGTATTTTCGATGTCCGTTTTAAATCTCAGCGATTTGCCGAAACATTTACACCCCATGTCGGTAAACAATTGCAATATCCGATTCAAATAAGCGGTGCAGTTTCTCCTGTCGACATCCGGTGGAATTCAGCTCTCATTACCGATCAGGTTGTGAGATTGCAGATCCAGGAATCCGGGAAAAAATTAAGGAATGTTAAACTGACCGGAAATGGAGAAATTAAAATTAATGATCCTGATAATGCAAAACTCACATTGGTTTTATCCGATCGGAGTGAAATTCCGTCTGAATATAAATTACATCAGAATTATCCCAACCCGTTCAATCCGGTTACATCAATAGCATACGAATTACCGGTGGAGAGCAAAGTTCGACTTTCTGTTTACAACATTTTAGGTGAAATTGTTTCGATTCTTGCGGATGAAACGACAGACGAAGGATTCCATTCAGTTGAGTGGGATGCGAGCAGTGTAGCAAGCGGAATTTATTTCTATAAATTAGAAGCGACCGGAATTAGCGATAATACAAAGTCGTTCGTTCAGATTAAGAAGATGCTGCTGGCGAAATAA
- the gltS gene encoding sodium/glutamate symporter — MNNITTENITTVLDLDLIQTLAIAAIILYIGMVIRKRIKFLDKLNIPSAVVGGLLFAGLNLFFHDRFVNIKFSTTAQPLFMVLFFTTIGAGASLPLLKKGGKYVVIFFLMSTLFCFVQNFIGMGIASAFSVNPLLGVIAGSVTLVGGPATGMAFAQLFENAGVTGAHTIAITAATFGIVCGGILGGPVGTYLIRKHKLTSNKLNSTRELQHELNTDSQIVKIEIDREDSGLMMNIIVAAIAMGIGSVVSFYFKSFGWTLPAYIGAMIIASIFRNIDDKTSWFNIDQNTMELIGSISLNIFLVVALMDLKLWELVYLAVPLAAILIGQVLVVALFSLTISFRTMGKDYESAVTVSGFIGFVLGTTANAMANMKTLVSKFGPAPRAFLVVPIVGAFFIDFTNAIIITLFLNWLS; from the coding sequence TTGAATAATATCACCACAGAAAATATTACGACAGTTTTGGATCTTGATCTCATCCAAACATTGGCTATCGCAGCGATCATACTTTACATCGGCATGGTAATCAGAAAGCGGATAAAATTCCTTGATAAATTAAACATACCATCTGCTGTTGTAGGTGGTCTGCTTTTCGCGGGATTGAATTTATTTTTTCACGATCGATTTGTTAATATCAAATTTAGCACGACTGCCCAACCGCTGTTTATGGTACTTTTCTTCACAACCATCGGTGCAGGAGCTAGTTTACCATTATTAAAAAAAGGTGGAAAGTATGTTGTAATCTTCTTCTTGATGTCGACCTTGTTTTGTTTTGTTCAAAATTTCATTGGAATGGGAATCGCTTCCGCCTTCAGCGTTAATCCCCTTCTCGGTGTTATTGCCGGTTCCGTAACATTAGTCGGAGGTCCTGCGACCGGAATGGCTTTTGCCCAGTTGTTTGAAAACGCCGGAGTTACAGGCGCGCACACGATTGCTATCACTGCGGCAACATTCGGAATTGTTTGCGGTGGAATTCTTGGCGGACCTGTTGGAACATATCTAATTAGAAAACACAAGTTAACTTCCAATAAACTAAACTCTACAAGAGAATTACAACACGAATTAAATACCGATTCGCAAATCGTAAAGATTGAAATAGACCGCGAAGATTCCGGTTTGATGATGAATATTATTGTAGCGGCTATTGCTATGGGAATTGGAAGTGTAGTTAGTTTTTATTTTAAATCGTTTGGGTGGACTCTACCCGCATACATAGGTGCAATGATAATAGCATCAATATTCCGGAACATTGACGATAAAACTTCATGGTTTAACATAGATCAAAATACAATGGAGCTGATCGGATCGATTTCGCTGAATATTTTTCTTGTGGTCGCTTTAATGGATTTAAAACTCTGGGAGCTTGTCTATTTGGCAGTTCCTCTGGCGGCTATTTTAATTGGACAGGTTTTAGTAGTTGCACTATTCTCACTTACAATTTCTTTTCGAACCATGGGAAAGGATTATGAATCCGCTGTGACAGTGAGCGGTTTCATCGGATTTGTTTTAGGAACAACTGCAAACGCTATGGCAAACATGAAAACACTCGTCAGCAAATTCGGACCGGCACCGCGCGCGTTTCTTGTCGTGCCAATAGTTGGTGCATTTTTTATTGACTTTACAAATGCAATAATAATTACTTTGTTTCTTAATTGGTTGAGTTGA
- a CDS encoding 4Fe-4S binding protein has translation MNLTKLKKIRIGVSLFFFLLLSLLFIDPRNSIPIPAIEIISSIQLVPALLMISVSFGWAAAGLFFIIILTLLFGRVYCSTICPLGTFQDIVIYIRKKINKRFRFSYLKPSYAFHYFFLGLTFITVLIGSSIFLNLLEPYSNYGRILTTLIEPLTTLLNNGLAAILSRFQIYFFYDIPLRSIELSLMVGSIFFLILIFYLSYFHGRLFCNSFCPAGAILGLLSRFTIYKIVVNEKSCTECGACEKVCKANCIESKTKKIDFSACIGCFNCIKSCPTDGIIYTPPQLKFSKHQTSFIESRRLFLGSMSVPLIGSIVQNTTQSDTVKSGYWQTKRNPISPPGSMSIQHFSTYCTACSLCVTECPTQVLYPSFVEYGVAGLFQPKMNYDASYCNYECTICGDVCPTGAILPLSIDKKKLVQIGKTVFIKEDCVVVAKKKDCAACSEHCPTKAVYTVPYEGKLKLPELNNDICIGCGACEHACPTTPRKAIYVTSNSVHLQAQKPKVQKQEKVFDVKEDFPF, from the coding sequence TTGAACCTCACCAAATTAAAAAAAATTCGTATCGGTGTTTCGTTATTTTTCTTTTTACTGTTAAGCTTACTATTTATAGATCCTAGAAACAGCATTCCGATACCTGCAATAGAAATTATCTCTTCTATTCAGTTGGTTCCGGCTTTGTTGATGATTTCAGTATCTTTTGGTTGGGCAGCGGCAGGTTTATTTTTCATCATCATTCTTACATTGCTATTCGGACGGGTTTATTGCTCAACAATTTGTCCGCTTGGTACTTTTCAAGATATAGTCATCTACATCAGAAAGAAAATAAATAAACGGTTTCGGTTTTCTTATCTAAAACCATCTTATGCTTTTCATTATTTCTTTTTAGGGCTCACTTTTATAACCGTCTTAATCGGCAGTTCCATATTTCTAAATCTTCTTGAACCGTATTCAAATTACGGCAGGATACTAACGACGCTCATTGAACCTCTGACCACCTTATTGAATAATGGTTTAGCAGCTATCCTTTCCCGTTTTCAAATTTATTTTTTTTATGATATTCCTCTACGGTCAATTGAACTATCTTTAATGGTCGGTTCAATATTCTTTCTGATCTTGATATTTTATCTCTCATATTTTCACGGTCGCCTTTTCTGCAATTCATTCTGCCCGGCAGGAGCGATTCTTGGATTATTGTCGCGATTTACCATTTATAAGATTGTAGTTAATGAGAAATCGTGCACCGAATGCGGCGCATGCGAAAAAGTTTGTAAAGCAAACTGCATCGAGAGTAAAACTAAAAAAATAGATTTCAGTGCTTGTATAGGATGTTTCAATTGTATCAAATCGTGCCCGACCGACGGAATCATCTACACACCCCCTCAATTGAAATTCTCAAAACATCAAACATCTTTTATAGAATCGAGGCGGTTATTTTTAGGATCAATGTCGGTTCCTTTGATCGGATCGATAGTTCAAAATACAACTCAATCAGATACGGTGAAGAGTGGTTATTGGCAAACTAAACGCAATCCTATTTCCCCGCCCGGATCTATGAGTATTCAACATTTTTCAACTTACTGCACTGCTTGCTCACTTTGTGTAACTGAATGCCCAACACAAGTTTTATACCCATCTTTTGTCGAATATGGAGTTGCCGGATTATTTCAGCCTAAGATGAATTACGATGCAAGCTACTGCAACTATGAATGTACCATCTGCGGCGATGTTTGTCCGACCGGCGCAATTCTTCCATTATCCATTGATAAGAAAAAATTGGTTCAAATCGGTAAAACAGTATTTATAAAAGAAGATTGCGTTGTTGTTGCTAAGAAGAAAGATTGTGCAGCTTGTTCGGAACATTGTCCCACAAAAGCTGTGTATACTGTCCCGTACGAGGGAAAACTCAAATTGCCCGAATTAAATAATGATATCTGTATCGGATGCGGTGCGTGCGAACATGCTTGCCCGACAACACCGAGAAAAGCAATTTATGTCACCTCAAATTCTGTACACCTTCAAGCACAAAAGCCAAAAGTGCAAAAACAAGAAAAAGTATTCGACGTTAAGGAGGATTTCCCCTTTTGA
- a CDS encoding DUF362 domain-containing protein: MDRRAFLEKTIGASLVFGTYAATGYPNNFLSSPSLLPFDLVAIKGGEPDLLFDKGIEALGGMQMFINKGQKVVIKPNIGWDVSPDRAGNTHPKLIKRIIEHCTRVGAKEVYVVDHTCDEWQRCYSNSGIERAVKDAGGKIAPGNSESYYHEIKIPKGKSLTSSKEHELILGADVFINVPILKSHSGTSLTIAMKNLMGNVWDRRYWHRNDLHQCIADFASYRKPTLNIVDAFNVMKANGPKGVSVEDVVTMKAQLISTDIVAIDAAAAKLFGLKPDDVEYIRIASDMKIGRKDLDKMNIKRINV; this comes from the coding sequence ATGGATCGAAGAGCTTTCTTAGAGAAAACCATTGGCGCTTCATTAGTATTCGGTACATATGCTGCTACCGGATATCCTAATAATTTCTTATCTTCCCCTTCCCTGCTTCCTTTCGATTTAGTTGCAATCAAAGGTGGAGAACCCGATCTTTTATTTGATAAAGGAATTGAAGCTCTCGGAGGAATGCAAATGTTTATCAATAAAGGACAAAAAGTAGTAATCAAACCGAACATCGGGTGGGATGTATCACCCGATAGAGCAGGCAATACTCATCCAAAGTTGATCAAAAGAATAATCGAACATTGCACCAGAGTTGGTGCCAAAGAGGTTTACGTTGTTGATCATACTTGCGACGAATGGCAGAGATGCTACAGCAATAGCGGTATCGAAAGAGCAGTGAAAGATGCAGGGGGTAAAATTGCGCCGGGCAATAGTGAAAGTTACTATCACGAAATAAAAATTCCTAAAGGTAAATCATTGACATCCTCTAAAGAACATGAATTGATTCTTGGGGCAGACGTATTCATCAATGTTCCCATCCTGAAAAGTCATAGCGGGACTTCGCTTACGATTGCCATGAAAAATCTTATGGGTAATGTGTGGGACAGAAGATATTGGCATAGGAACGATTTACATCAATGCATAGCCGATTTTGCATCTTACCGTAAACCAACACTCAATATTGTTGACGCATTTAATGTTATGAAGGCTAACGGACCAAAAGGTGTCTCGGTTGAAGATGTTGTAACAATGAAAGCTCAGTTAATTTCGACAGATATTGTCGCTATCGATGCAGCAGCTGCGAAACTATTCGGATTGAAACCCGACGATGTTGAGTATATTCGAATCGCATCGGACATGAAAATAGGAAGAAAAGATCTTGATAAGATGAATATAAAGCGAATAAATGTGTAA
- a CDS encoding SPOR domain-containing protein: protein MPLNIENKQYVSADEESAPQPFLHQPKKQYHPIKYILLGGFIIAVTSSAVFLLYLFYLNLYQPSATVETVVLTPDNEQGETTVRQKPSDESAVTKEPLSVDLSKTVPQPSIAADSRYTVYIAVYSSEKSATEEVVRWNEAGFVAAVVNVKNNFRVSIGRFKSTAEANNFAGQWSDAFEYGYWIGTID from the coding sequence ATGCCACTAAATATTGAAAATAAGCAATATGTATCTGCAGATGAAGAATCAGCACCGCAGCCATTCCTCCATCAACCAAAAAAACAATATCATCCGATTAAATATATATTGCTTGGAGGATTTATCATCGCGGTTACTTCTTCTGCGGTATTTTTGTTATATCTCTTTTATTTGAACTTATACCAACCATCAGCAACCGTTGAAACTGTTGTTCTTACTCCTGATAACGAGCAAGGAGAAACTACTGTTCGGCAAAAACCTTCAGACGAATCTGCGGTCACAAAAGAACCTCTTTCAGTTGATCTATCCAAAACGGTACCTCAACCCAGCATAGCAGCTGATTCACGATACACGGTCTACATTGCCGTATACTCAAGCGAAAAATCTGCGACAGAAGAAGTTGTCAGGTGGAATGAAGCCGGTTTTGTTGCCGCTGTAGTAAACGTTAAAAATAATTTTCGCGTCTCTATTGGACGATTTAAATCTACCGCTGAGGCTAACAACTTCGCTGGTCAATGGAGCGATGCTTTTGAATATGGTTATTGGATCGGTACCATAGATTAA